A region from the Lolium perenne isolate Kyuss_39 chromosome 4, Kyuss_2.0, whole genome shotgun sequence genome encodes:
- the LOC127293989 gene encoding protein AUXIN-REGULATED GENE INVOLVED IN ORGAN SIZE, producing MASQFGAMDTRQRRNPVLVRPNAAKRHLPQQRANAADKKAAAPNYFGVEAFLVLACLTASLLILPLVLPPLPPPPSLLLLLPVCLLILLMVLAFMPTDVRSMATSYL from the coding sequence ATGGCTAGCCAATTTGGCGCCATGGATACTAGGCAAAGGAGGAATCCTGTGTTAGTCAGACCAAATGCTGCAAAGAGGCATCTGCCGCAGCAGAGAGCAAATGCTGCTGACAAGAAGGCTGCCGCACCCAACTACTTCGGCGTTGAAGCGTTCCTCGTGCTCGCCTGCCTCACAGCTTCACTGCTCATActgccgttggtgttgcctccttTGCCCCCGCCGCCGTCGCTGCTGCTGCTCTTGCCGGTCTGCTTGCTCATCCTTCTGATGGTGCTGGCCTTCATGCCGACCGATGTGCGGAGCATGGCCACATCCTACTTGTAA